A single window of Montipora capricornis isolate CH-2021 chromosome 14, ASM3666992v2, whole genome shotgun sequence DNA harbors:
- the LOC138033049 gene encoding beta-1,4-galactosyltransferase 4-like has product MPSVKTLYVILLGGLFLYFFMYSMIVKKLLVVQIYFQDGTRLQYGALLQENTEYNSALKEVRSNTERGLPSTRNKSLNFPGFIRSEKQGLFREILSFLEGFRIPVNKTSKIAENILTSRPLQINPNGVVLPSLMRKIDNFVNLSVEEPCPTSHLRDVGLLTVNNDTVKLEDGKKELYFVENGGQWTPNCRSRQKVAVIVPFRDRHEHLNIFLRHMHQFLRWQLLDYRIFVIEQADNERFNRGMLMNVGFTEARKVENFSCIVFHDVDLLPEDARNDYSCPSSPRHMSTAVNSMEYKLKYKTLFGGVEGFWAEHYSQVNGFPNRFWGWGGEDDDLYIRITKKQLSLTRPAQMIGRYTMLHHVHNENDPNPQRYNELAQSSALIDEDGLSTLKYIISDYQERPLYTIISVSLT; this is encoded by the exons ATGCCATCCGTCAAAACTCTTTACGTTATCCTACTTGGTGGACTCTTTTTGTACTTTTTCATGTACAGTATGATCGTAAAGAAACTCCTAGTGGTACAAATCTACTTCCAAGATGGCACGCGATTGCAATATGGTGCTCTTCTGCAAGAAAACACCGAGTACAATTCAGCCTTGAAGGAAGTGAGATCAAATACAGAACGAGGACTTCCATCGACTCGAAACAAATCACTGAATTTTCCAGGATTTATCCGCTCAGAAAAGCAAGGCTTATTCCGTGAAATTTTGTCGTTCCTTGAGGGATTTAGGATTCCCGTGAACAAAACCAGCAAGATCGCCGAAAATATTCTCACAAGTCGTCCATTGCAGATAAACCCCAATGGTGTAGTGTTGCCCTCTTTAATGAGGAAAATAGACAATTTTGTTAACCTCTCCGTCGAGGAGCCATGCCCAACAAGTCATTTAAGGGACG TTGGTCTCTTAACAGTAAACAATGACACAGTAAAACTAGAAGACGGCAAGAAAGAGTTGTACTTTGTGGAAAATGGAGGACAATGGACTCCTAACTGCCGATCACGACAAAAG GTGGCTGTTATTGTACCATTCAGAGATCGCCATGAACACCTTAACATCTTCCTAAGACACATGCACCAATTCCTGAGATGGCAGTTACTAGATTACAGAATATTTGTTATAGAACAA GCTGACAATGAACGCTTCAATCGTGGGATGCTTATGAACGTTGGATTCACTGAAGCAAGGAAGGTAGAGAACTTTAGTTGCATAGTCTTCCACGATGTGGACTTGTTACCCGAGGACGCTAGGAATGATTATAGCTGCCCATCGTCTCCGCGACATATGTCTACAGCTGTGAATAGCATGGAGTACAA GTTGAAGTACAAGACGTTGTTTGGAGGTGTGGAAGGCTTCTGGGCCGAACATTATAGTCAAGTAAATGGCTTTCCAAACCGCTTTTGGGGCTGGGGAGGCGAAGATGACGATTTATACATAAG GATAACGAAAAAACAACTAAGCCTTACGCGTCCAGCCCAAATGATAGGCCGATATACTATGTTACATCATGTGCATAATGAAAATGATCCAAACCCTCAAAG gTATAATGAGCTAGCACAAAGCAGTGCCTTGATTGATGAGGACGGCTTAAGTACACTGAAGTACATTATCTCAGACTATCAGGAAAGGCCGCTCTACACAATTATCTCTGTTTCCCTGACATGA
- the LOC138032651 gene encoding piRNA biogenesis protein EXD1-like: MACSNKWCAYKLVDCESALKDALSELKISLKSKHNNLLAVDCEGVRLSRKGALTIITVAIKEKTYIFDVVKLGQAVFREGLGEMLEDESVEKLMFDCREDSDALWHQFNVKLTGVLDLQLLEIIYSREKFTAAQFNFTLLGVRNIEKIKGFAHCLELYVQDENLMRMKNTGRQLLQHDHKTWQMRPLSDTLLEYCMVDTMGMFKLYDKLQRTYTIQQARLRIASKRYADMLRSRPERLYDEFEKNAFLPLDIIPDDLGSPEFDLADTVCTGCRRLFRRQEFNAMELNKEEQKCRVCKQVTRRADGRWGRLGGSIAVPTFQIFDDTK, from the coding sequence ATGGCTTGTAGCAACAAATGGTGTGCTTACAAACTAGTCGATTGTGAATCTGCTCTTAAGGACGCTCTCTCTGAGCTGAAGATCAGTCTTAAATCAAAACACAACAATCTCTTGGCGGTCGATTGCGAAGGTGTACGGTTGAGCCGAAAGGGAGCGCTGACTATCATAACAGTAGCGATTAAGGAGAAGACTTACATTTTTGATGTAGTGAAGTTAGGACAAGCTGTCTTTAGGGAAGGCCTTGGTGAAATGCTTGAAGATGAGTCTGTAGAAAAGTTGATGTTTGATTGCCGTGAAGATTCAGACGCCCTTTGGCATCAATTTAACGTGAAACTTACGGGGGTCTTAGATCTTCAGCTCCTTGAGATCATCTATAGCCGCGAAAAGTTCACAGCTGCACAATTCAATTTCACCCTTCTGGGGGTCCGGAATAtagagaaaataaaaggttttgccCACTGTCTTGAGTTGTATGTCCAAGATGAAAATTTGATGAGGATGAAGAATACTGGAAGGCAGCTTCTACAGCATGACCACAAAACGTGGCAAATGCGACCTCTGTCAGATACTCTCTTAGAGTATTGCATGGTGGATACCATGGGCATGTTCAAATTGTACGACAAACTGCAGCGGACATACACTATACAGCAAGCCCGTCTTAGGATTGCGTCCAAGAGGTATGCGGACATGCTTCGAAGCCGACCTGAAAGGCTTTACGATGAGTTTGAAAAGAATGCGTTTCTTCCGCTCGATATCATCCCTGATGATTTGGGATCTCCTGAATTTGATCTCGCTGACACAGTCTGCACCGGCTGCCGTCGCCTTTTCCGGCGACAAGAATTCAACGCAATGGAGTTGAACAAAGAAGAGCAGAAATGCAGGGTCTGCAAACAGGTCACACGCCGTGCGGATGGAAGATGGGGACGACTCGGCGGCTCTATTGCAGTGCCCACGTTCCAGATTTTCGATGACACAAAGTAG
- the LOC138031882 gene encoding uncharacterized protein: MEEWLSRFQNLLVAMNVTNKKRQRALLLHYAGEATNEIFDTLLNTTAREGEDPFDKAVEALTNYFTPKQNREYEIYVFRQAKQENNESISAFHTRLRQLAITCEFADVDREIKTQIVQSCSSHKLRTKALENPSYTLTHLLDAGKAMELSKAQAANIEEKQSVHKLSSFGGNRSRRNRPNNMNSTQDGECSVDRKSRFRKSRSSGHENRKSGVKCRNCGQNYPHPGGNTSCPAYQATCRGCGKLNHFEAVCRSKGKTERRKAHQSTVNKVSENESTDDDEVYTFSLSTKTLKDQPLFKIKVHDTPVTIMADSGASINILDEKEYHKLPNRPSLEPSSVKIYGYQSKVPLRVLGKFSTTLESKTRKFNDKLYVVEGSGGSLLSWKTSQELNLLQTVQQVTNLPSHPKANAPADLLEEYDDLFHGLGKLKNYQIKLHIDEDIPPVAQPHRRVPFHVRKQLEEQLLHDEELGVIERITGPTPWVSPICGCTETEVSRQDTSMR, translated from the coding sequence ATGGAAGAATGGCTCTCCCGATTTCAAAACCTACTTGTCGCTATGAACgtcacaaacaagaaaagacaGCGAGCTCTGTTACTCCATTATGCCGGCGAAGCTACAAATGAGATTTTCGACACGTTGCTAAACACTACCGCAAGAGAAGGCGAAGATCCGTTCGACAAGGCCGTAGAAGCGCTCACAAATTATTTCACTCCCAAACAAAATCGTGAGTACGAAATTTATGTGTTCCGTCAGGCCAAGCAAGAAAACAATGAGAGTATTTCTGCATTTCATACAAGGCTAAGACAGTTAGCAATTACCTGTGAGTTTGCTGACGTGGATCGCGAGATCAAAACCCAGATAGTCCAAAGCTGTAGTTCTCACAAGCTGCGTACGAAAGCCCTTGAAAATCCGTCGTACACTCTGACACACCTTTTAGATGCTGGTAAGGCCATGGAGCTCTCGAAGGCACAGGCCGCTAACATTGAGGAGAAGCAATCTGTGCATAAATTGTCCTCATTCGGTGGTAATCGAAGCCGACGAAATCGGCCTAATAACATGAATTCAACCCAAGATGGCGAATGTTCAGTTGACAGGAAGTCACGCTTCCGGAAGTCACGCAGCAGCGGTCACGAAAACCGGAAATCAGGCGTAAAGTGCCGAAATTGTGGCCAAAATTACCCCCATCCTGGAGGAAATACCTCTTGCCCCGCTTATCAAGCCACCTGTCGAGGCTGTGGCAAGTTAAACCATTTTGAAGCTGTTTGCCGGTCCAAAGGCAAGACAGAAAGAAGAAAGGCACACCAGTCCACTGTAAACAAAGTGAGTGAGAACGAATcaactgatgatgatgaagtaTACACCTTCTCTCTCAGCACAAAGACCCTGAAGGACCAGCCTCTCTTCAAGATTAAGGTGCATGACACGCCAGTTACGATTATGGCTGACTCTGGAGCAAGCATTAACATTCTGGATGAGAAAGAATATCACAAGCTACCCAACCGTCCCAGTCTTGAACCAAGCAGTGTGAAGATTTATGGTTACCAATCAAAGGTTCCCCTTCGTGTCCTCGGAAAATTCAGTACCACGCTCGAGTCAAAGACGAGGAAATTTAACGACAAGCTCTACGTTGTGGAGGGATCCGGTGGCTCCTTGCTAAGCTGGAAGACATCGCAAGAGCTCAATCTTCTTCAAACAGTTCAGCAAGTCACAAACCTGCCGTCACACCCCAAAGCAAACGCACCAGCGGATCTGTTGGAAGAGTATGACGACTTATTTCATGGACTAGGAAAGCTTAAGAACTATCAGATAAAGTTACACATCGATGAAGACATACCGCCCGTTGCACAACCGCATAGAAGAGTCCCTTTCCATGTTCGTAAGCAGTTAGAGGAACAGCTACTGCACGACGAAGAGCTAGGTGTGATAGAACGCATTACAGGCCCTACACCCTGGGTGTCCCCAATATGTGGTTGCACCGAAACCGAAGTCTCCAGGCAAGATACGAGTATGCGTTGA